A single genomic interval of Deinococcus sp. HSC-46F16 harbors:
- a CDS encoding OFA family MFS transporter: protein MSFLDREHSVAPPGFNRWLVPPAALAVHLSIGQIYGYSVFNKPLSRLISGDLAAETGAPGDWSLFQVGLIFSVALFFLGASSALFGKWVERVGPRRTMFTSALLFCGGFLVAALGVATHQLWLVILGNGVLGGIGLGLGYISPVSTLMKWFPDRPGLATGLAIMGFGGGALLGSPLGTSLMTAYGGPNFGIVPTFVTMAALYFALMMFGAFLIRVPREGWAPQGWTPPAPSASHGMISTHNVTVEQAMRTPQFWLLFVVLFCNVTAGIGVLGQASVMIQEMFSDRVLGAGNGVTATAAAGFVGLLSLFNMGGRLFWSSTSDRIGRKPTYMIFFALGTVLYFLIPVFGRMASLALFVLAFGVIMSMYGGGFATIPAYLRDLFGTLNVGAIHGRLLLAWSAAAIVGPSLVNGFRDRQIASGVPAAQAYSTVMWIMAALLVVGFVANLLVRPVAARYHAPRPADPLTAADD from the coding sequence ATGTCCTTTCTCGACCGTGAGCATTCCGTCGCGCCGCCCGGCTTCAACCGCTGGCTGGTGCCACCCGCGGCGCTGGCCGTTCACCTGTCCATCGGGCAGATCTACGGCTACAGCGTGTTCAACAAACCGCTCAGCCGCCTGATCAGCGGCGACCTGGCCGCCGAGACGGGGGCGCCGGGCGACTGGTCGCTATTTCAGGTGGGCCTGATCTTCTCGGTGGCGCTGTTTTTTCTGGGAGCCAGTTCGGCCCTCTTCGGGAAGTGGGTCGAGCGGGTGGGACCCCGGCGCACCATGTTCACCTCGGCCCTGCTCTTTTGCGGCGGCTTTCTGGTCGCGGCGCTCGGGGTCGCGACCCACCAGCTCTGGCTGGTGATCCTGGGCAACGGGGTGCTGGGCGGCATCGGCCTGGGGCTGGGGTATATCAGCCCCGTCTCGACGCTGATGAAGTGGTTCCCGGACCGTCCCGGCCTCGCCACGGGCCTGGCGATCATGGGCTTCGGCGGCGGGGCGCTGCTGGGCAGCCCGCTGGGCACCTCGCTGATGACGGCATATGGCGGCCCCAACTTCGGGATCGTGCCCACCTTCGTCACGATGGCGGCCCTGTATTTCGCGCTGATGATGTTCGGGGCCTTTCTGATCCGGGTCCCGCGTGAGGGCTGGGCGCCCCAGGGTTGGACGCCGCCCGCCCCCAGTGCGTCCCACGGCATGATCAGCACCCACAATGTCACCGTGGAGCAGGCGATGCGGACCCCGCAGTTCTGGCTGCTGTTCGTGGTGCTGTTCTGCAACGTGACGGCGGGAATCGGGGTGCTGGGGCAGGCGTCGGTGATGATTCAGGAGATGTTCAGCGACCGGGTGCTGGGCGCCGGAAACGGTGTGACGGCCACGGCGGCGGCGGGCTTCGTGGGGCTGCTGAGCCTGTTCAACATGGGCGGGCGCCTCTTCTGGAGCTCGACCTCCGACCGGATCGGGCGTAAGCCGACCTACATGATCTTTTTCGCGCTGGGCACGGTGCTGTACTTCCTGATTCCGGTGTTCGGGCGGATGGCGAGCCTGGCGCTGTTCGTGCTCGCCTTCGGCGTCATCATGAGCATGTACGGCGGCGGGTTCGCCACCATTCCCGCCTACCTGCGCGACCTCTTCGGCACCCTGAACGTGGGGGCCATCCACGGCCGCCTGCTGCTGGCCTGGAGCGCCGCCGCCATCGTCGGCCCCTCGCTGGTCAACGGCTTCCGCGACCGCCAGATCGCCTCCGGGGTGCCCGCCGCGCAGGCGTACTCCACCGTCATGTGGATCATGGCCGCCCTGCTGGTGGTGGGCTTCGTCGCCAACCTGCTCGTGCGCCCCGTCGCCGCCCGCTACCACGCCCCCCGCCCGGCAGATCCCTTGACGGCTGCCGACGACTGA
- the fdhD gene encoding formate dehydrogenase accessory sulfurtransferase FdhD has product MTAAEPAPRPVLRYERGGVTSADDRMAVEEPLELRLVHRGEEQPVGVTMRTPGADHDLVRGFLYAEGAIRRAEDVLSISEWREGELSTPNVLRVELRSGFAAVRTLSRHTFTSSACGVCGTGSIERLALRAVPAVWARPPLSPGMVCALPERLRAAQPLFDATGGLHAAGLFTADGECLVVHEDVGRHNAVDKVVGWALARDRLPLSDHVLAVSSRAGFEIVQKAALAGIPVVCAVSAPTSLAAELAGSFGLTLLGFVRGGRFNVYSFPERLHL; this is encoded by the coding sequence ATGACCGCCGCCGAGCCTGCCCCCCGCCCCGTTCTGCGCTACGAGCGCGGCGGGGTCACGTCCGCCGACGACCGGATGGCCGTCGAGGAGCCGCTCGAACTCCGGCTGGTGCACCGGGGCGAGGAGCAGCCCGTGGGCGTCACCATGCGCACGCCCGGCGCGGACCACGACCTTGTCCGGGGCTTCCTCTACGCGGAGGGGGCGATTCGGCGGGCGGAGGACGTGCTGAGCATCTCCGAGTGGCGGGAGGGCGAGCTGAGCACGCCCAACGTGCTGCGGGTGGAACTGCGCTCGGGCTTCGCGGCCGTGCGGACCCTCTCGCGGCACACCTTCACGTCCAGCGCGTGCGGGGTGTGCGGCACCGGCAGCATCGAGCGGCTGGCCCTGCGGGCCGTGCCCGCCGTCTGGGCCCGTCCTCCCCTGTCACCGGGGATGGTCTGTGCCCTGCCCGAGCGTTTGCGGGCCGCCCAGCCCCTGTTCGACGCGACGGGCGGGCTGCACGCGGCGGGCCTGTTCACCGCGGACGGGGAGTGCCTGGTCGTCCATGAGGACGTGGGCCGCCACAACGCGGTCGACAAGGTGGTGGGCTGGGCGCTCGCGCGGGACCGGCTGCCGCTGTCCGACCACGTCCTCGCCGTGAGCAGCCGCGCGGGCTTCGAGATCGTGCAAAAGGCCGCGCTGGCCGGGATTCCCGTCGTGTGCGCCGTGTCTGCCCCCACCAGCCTCGCCGCCGAGTTGGCCGGGAGTTTCGGCCTGACGCTGCTGGGCTTCGTGCGGGGGGGCCGCTTCAACGTGTACAGCTTTCCCGAGCGCCTGCACCTGTAA
- a CDS encoding DUF1641 domain-containing protein, whose translation MAKAIDFDARTLLPTPEERLATGTAGGADALLEAIELLQVLHERKVLHTLTRVVEGGGGLAFHALEVLNEPGSVRAIRNLLELVKLLGSIEPEAITTVSGALADGIRAGAQRVQHRQQIGMKELLTLSRDPDLGIALGALVDVLRGFGRGLREREEYGNAPTVPHT comes from the coding sequence ATGGCCAAAGCGATTGACTTCGACGCCCGGACGCTGCTTCCCACTCCGGAAGAGCGGCTGGCGACCGGGACGGCCGGGGGCGCCGACGCCCTGCTGGAGGCCATCGAACTGCTGCAGGTGCTGCACGAGCGCAAGGTGCTGCACACCCTCACCCGGGTGGTGGAGGGGGGCGGCGGCCTCGCCTTTCACGCGCTGGAGGTGCTGAACGAGCCGGGCAGCGTGCGGGCGATTCGCAACCTGCTCGAGCTCGTGAAGCTGCTGGGGAGCATCGAGCCGGAGGCGATCACCACCGTGTCTGGGGCGCTGGCCGACGGCATCCGGGCGGGGGCGCAGCGGGTGCAGCACCGCCAGCAGATCGGCATGAAGGAGCTGCTGACGCTCAGCCGCGACCCTGACCTGGGCATCGCGCTGGGAGCACTGGTCGACGTGCTGCGCGGCTTTGGCCGGGGCCTACGCGAACGCGAGGAATACGGCAATGCTCCCACGGTGCCCCACACCTGA